TGCGCCAGCGCCAGCTGCTGCGCCTCATCAACCAGGAGGAGCTCGACCGCCTGGGTGGCAAGCTCGCCGGCTTCGACGAGGGCCTGCGCTACGCCGATGCCGCGCACCCCTACACCGCCGACCTCGACGTGTTCGGGCCGCACTCGTTGTTTCAGCTGGTAAGCCGCACCACCTCGCGCCTGGGCCAGGATGCGCTGGCCGGGTGGCTGCAAGCGCCCGCGCCGCCCGAGCAGCTGTGGCTGCGCCAGCAGGCCGTAGCCGAGCTGGCGCCCGATGTGGTGTGGCGGCAGCACTGGCAGGCGCGGGCCCGGCACTTCCCGAAACAGTCCGACGACCCACGGCCTTTTTTGCAGTGGATGCACGCCCCCGATTTCTACGCCCGGCGCGGCTGGCTGCTGGCTTTGCTTTTCGTGCTGCCGCCGCTGGCAATCATTGGCTCGGCGCTGTGGCTGATGGGGTGGTCGGGGTGGCTGGCGGGCGGGCCGTTTCTGGCTATGTACGCGCTCAACTACCGCTTTCGGCAGGAGCGCGACGCCGTGTTCGAGCGCAGCATGGATATGTACGACGTGTTGCGCGCCTACCGCGACCAGCTGCTGCACCTCGAAGGCCGCCCGTGCACCACGCCTTACCTGGCTAGCCTGCGCAACCGCCTGCTCGAGCGCGGCGCACCGGCCTCGGGCTACGTAGCGCGGCTGGCGCGCATCGCCCAAAACTTTTCGCTGCGCTGGAGCACCCTGGCGGGTTTCTTCGCCAACAACCTGCTCATGTGGGACTTCTTCTGGATGTGGCGGCTGGAGCGCTGGAAGCGCCAGCTGGGCGGCGCCCTGGAGCCCTGGCTGGAGGTAGTAGCCGAAGTAGAAGCCCTGGCCAGCCTGGCGGCCACCCAATACGCCAACCCCGAGTGGGCCGTGCCCGAGCTGGTGGCGTCGCCGCTCACGTTCGAGAGCGAAGCCCTGGCGCACCCGCTCATCCTCAGCCCCGAGCGCGTAGCCAACAATTTTGCCACCGCAGGCGCCGGCCGCACCGCCCTCATTACGGGCTCAAATATGTCGGGCAAAACCACGTTTCTGCGCACCGTGGGCGTAAACCTGGTGCTGGCCCTGGCCGGTGGGCCGGTGTGCGCCCGCCGCCTGCGCTGCGGGCCGGCGCAGCTCTTCACGGCCATGCGCACGCAGGATAACCTGGCCGAAAGCACCTCTTCGTTCTACGCCGAGCTGAAACGCCTGCGCCAGCTGCTCGACCTCACCGAGCAAGGACAGCCGGTGTTCTTCCTGCTCGATGAAATCCTGAAAGGCACGAACTCGCGCGACCGGCACGACGGCGCCCGCGGCCTCATCCGGCAGCTGCACCGCCGCCCGGCCAGCGGTTTCGTGAGCACCCACGACCTGGAGCTCGGCGACCTGGAGCAGGAGCTGCCGGGCTTCGTAACCAACTACAGCTTCAACAGCGAAATCATCGGCGACGACATCCGGTTCGACTACCGTCTCACGCCGGGCCTGTGCCGCGAGTTTAACGCCAGCAAGCTGATGGAGCTGATGGGCATCGGCACAAAATAGCCGCGCGTGCAACGCCGGCAGGGGCGGGCGGCTCTAACTATAAACCACCAACCCCCTTGCCGCTATGCAAACCGCTGCTGTGCTGGGCCGCCTGCTCGCGAGCCTGCTATTACTTGCCCCCCTGGGTGCCTGCGAGAAAGACGACGACGCCAAAGCCAGCGTGGCCGTATCCTACGCCCAAACCTATTGCCTCGATCGGTGGGGCGGCGCCGTTACCCCCGACGAGCTGGTGGCCACGGCCACCTCGTACCTGCAGCAGCGCGGCATCGGCTTAACCGATGCGCGGGCCGCCGCTGAGCGCCCCGCCGAGCCCTGCAACGCCTGTTCGTGCAAATCGGGCGTGATTTTGCGCGCAAAGGCGCGCGAGCAGGATGTGCCTGCCTTGCAGGCACTGGGCTTCGAGCGCCAGTAACCCAGGTGCTGCCGAAAGCCCGGTTCACCTAGGGCGGTTTGCCCGGCTT
The sequence above is drawn from the Hymenobacter sp. YIM 151858-1 genome and encodes:
- a CDS encoding MutS-related protein translates to MPVSSAIRPLHVSPAEVFADNLISYAAEEQHFATRHRAVGWLRVFLFVAGAGGAWWLFEQGQNGLAVGWLVVAYVLFLLVMRWHGRIGYQLRQRQLLRLINQEELDRLGGKLAGFDEGLRYADAAHPYTADLDVFGPHSLFQLVSRTTSRLGQDALAGWLQAPAPPEQLWLRQQAVAELAPDVVWRQHWQARARHFPKQSDDPRPFLQWMHAPDFYARRGWLLALLFVLPPLAIIGSALWLMGWSGWLAGGPFLAMYALNYRFRQERDAVFERSMDMYDVLRAYRDQLLHLEGRPCTTPYLASLRNRLLERGAPASGYVARLARIAQNFSLRWSTLAGFFANNLLMWDFFWMWRLERWKRQLGGALEPWLEVVAEVEALASLAATQYANPEWAVPELVASPLTFESEALAHPLILSPERVANNFATAGAGRTALITGSNMSGKTTFLRTVGVNLVLALAGGPVCARRLRCGPAQLFTAMRTQDNLAESTSSFYAELKRLRQLLDLTEQGQPVFFLLDEILKGTNSRDRHDGARGLIRQLHRRPASGFVSTHDLELGDLEQELPGFVTNYSFNSEIIGDDIRFDYRLTPGLCREFNASKLMELMGIGTK